In Oryzihumus leptocrescens, the following are encoded in one genomic region:
- a CDS encoding GroES family chaperonin yields MLHDRVLVSLEGEPGERRSGSGIVIPATASMGKRLSWASVVAVGPNCRQVEVGDRVLFDAEDRAEVELHSKDYVLLREKDIHAVAATRVEDGQTGLYL; encoded by the coding sequence ATGTTGCACGACCGGGTCCTCGTCTCCCTCGAGGGTGAGCCGGGGGAGCGCCGCTCCGGCAGCGGCATCGTCATCCCGGCCACCGCGAGCATGGGCAAGCGCCTCTCGTGGGCCTCCGTCGTCGCGGTCGGCCCCAACTGCCGCCAGGTCGAGGTCGGGGACCGCGTCCTGTTCGACGCCGAGGACCGCGCCGAGGTCGAGCTGCACAGCAAGGACTACGTCCTGTTGCGCGAGAAGGACATCCACGCCGTCGCGGCCACCCGCGTCGAGGACGGCCAGACGGGGCTCTACCTCTGA
- a CDS encoding cytochrome P450 — MARGFAAIRDNPLGFLEDTRRRYGALVAFPVPRTTALLVSDPADVRRVLQSGARTWTKATVQYAALARVTGPGLLAVADDRWLPRRRAAQPAFHHARLDAVSESIRSAAGRVVGEWRSLSADGAVLDVDALAMRVTLDVIGRTLFDEDLAEVTDALVHATDEAAELVVAQGRQVVPLPSWVPTPVNRRLRRAVRDLDRICREVIARRRLRGVGASHHDLLGLLLAAGLPDDAVRDELVTMVVAGHETVASALTWTLMLLAEQPGHQDRLRAEVRATGDVPALQLRRELPWTRAVVDESLRLFPPGWVVSRRAMAPDVLGDRAVPAGTIAIVSPWLLHRDPAAWPDPETFDPGRFDPGHPGSPVSGTATTTARADYLPFGLGPRLCIGRGFSLVELTVLLAELLRDHAVSLPQGWRRPEVDAFVTLRPRGGLRLRVTPCAPGAADRSQAGATGRPAAAQAANPPTTSVAR, encoded by the coding sequence ATGGCCCGCGGGTTCGCCGCCATCCGCGACAACCCGCTGGGCTTCCTCGAGGACACCCGCCGCCGGTATGGCGCACTGGTCGCCTTCCCGGTGCCGCGCACCACGGCGCTGCTCGTCAGCGACCCGGCCGACGTGCGCCGGGTGCTGCAGTCGGGGGCGCGGACCTGGACCAAGGCGACGGTGCAGTACGCCGCGCTGGCCCGGGTCACCGGTCCCGGCCTGCTCGCCGTCGCCGACGACCGGTGGCTGCCCCGGCGTCGCGCCGCCCAGCCGGCCTTCCACCACGCCCGGCTGGACGCGGTGTCGGAGAGCATCCGGTCGGCGGCCGGCCGCGTGGTGGGGGAGTGGCGGTCCCTGTCGGCGGACGGTGCCGTGCTGGACGTCGACGCCCTGGCCATGCGGGTCACGCTCGACGTCATCGGCAGGACCCTGTTCGACGAGGACCTCGCCGAGGTCACCGACGCCCTGGTCCACGCCACCGACGAGGCGGCCGAGCTCGTCGTGGCCCAGGGGCGCCAGGTCGTGCCGCTGCCGTCATGGGTGCCGACCCCGGTGAACCGGCGGCTGCGCCGGGCGGTGCGCGACCTCGACCGGATCTGTCGCGAGGTGATCGCCCGCCGCCGCTTGCGCGGCGTCGGGGCGTCGCACCACGACCTGCTCGGCCTGCTCCTCGCGGCCGGGTTGCCGGACGACGCGGTCCGGGACGAGCTGGTGACGATGGTCGTCGCCGGCCACGAGACGGTGGCCTCGGCGTTGACGTGGACGCTGATGCTGCTGGCCGAGCAGCCGGGCCACCAGGACCGGCTGCGGGCCGAGGTCCGCGCCACCGGGGACGTGCCGGCGCTGCAGCTGCGCCGCGAGCTGCCGTGGACTCGTGCGGTGGTCGACGAGTCGCTGCGCCTCTTCCCGCCGGGTTGGGTGGTCTCGCGGCGTGCGATGGCGCCGGACGTGCTGGGCGACCGGGCGGTCCCCGCCGGCACGATCGCCATCGTCAGCCCGTGGCTGCTGCACCGCGACCCCGCCGCGTGGCCGGACCCCGAGACCTTCGATCCCGGGCGCTTCGACCCCGGGCATCCCGGCAGCCCCGTGTCCGGGACGGCGACCACGACGGCCCGGGCCGACTACCTGCCGTTCGGGCTCGGCCCCCGGCTGTGCATCGGGCGCGGCTTCAGCCTCGTCGAGCTCACCGTGCTGCTGGCCGAGCTGCTCCGCGACCACGCGGTGTCGCTGCCGCAGGGCTGGCGACGCCCGGAGGTCGACGCCTTCGTGACGTTGCGCCCGCGAGGTGGTCTGCGGCTCCGGGTCACCCCCTGCGCCCCCGGGGCCGCAGACCGGTCTCAGGCCGGCGCGACCGGCAGACCCGCGGCCGCCCAGGCGGCGAACCCGCCGACCACGTCGGTCGCCCGGTAG
- a CDS encoding rhodanese-like domain-containing protein has product MTTAAPSPAPSPSSESPALHWQTELFATRRRPGEHPGRGWDAPVYAGIDDQLEDSRSRLSRVSARTAYQEVLHGRAVIVDIRPQFQRERDGVVDASLAPLQVERNHLEWRFDPRHEARLPIAAFDLRVIVMCEEGYTSSLAADALVRLGVYRATDVVGGFAAWAAAGLPVAPA; this is encoded by the coding sequence GTGACGACGGCCGCGCCCTCACCGGCGCCGTCGCCATCGTCGGAGAGCCCGGCGCTGCACTGGCAGACCGAGCTGTTCGCGACCCGTCGCCGCCCGGGCGAGCACCCCGGCCGGGGCTGGGACGCACCGGTCTACGCCGGGATCGACGACCAGCTCGAGGACTCGCGCTCGCGCCTGAGCCGGGTCAGCGCCCGCACGGCCTACCAGGAGGTCCTGCACGGACGGGCCGTCATCGTCGACATCCGCCCCCAGTTCCAGCGGGAGCGCGACGGCGTCGTCGACGCCTCCCTCGCCCCGCTGCAGGTGGAGCGCAACCACCTGGAGTGGCGGTTCGACCCGCGGCACGAGGCGCGCCTGCCGATCGCGGCGTTCGACCTGCGGGTCATCGTGATGTGCGAGGAGGGCTACACGTCCTCGCTCGCCGCTGACGCGCTGGTCCGGCTCGGCGTCTACCGGGCGACCGACGTGGTCGGCGGGTTCGCCGCCTGGGCGGCCGCGGGTCTGCCGGTCGCGCCGGCCTGA
- a CDS encoding cysteine dioxygenase, with protein sequence MTLAPSTTRGGTAGVNRFTPDQLLRTARLFATDPDLERHVDLTTTERQWAVLDSTPHLQIWLLTWPEGTGTGWHDHVDSAGAFLTVRGHLLEQSWHGRRTESRSLKAGDGRSFGSRHVHNVANAGVGTALSIHLYTPRLSAMTRYAVTPDGLQAKGIERAGVDW encoded by the coding sequence ATGACCCTCGCACCCTCGACCACCCGGGGCGGCACCGCCGGCGTGAACCGGTTCACCCCCGACCAGCTGCTGCGCACCGCCCGGCTCTTCGCCACCGACCCCGACCTCGAGCGCCACGTCGACCTCACCACCACCGAGCGGCAGTGGGCCGTGCTCGACTCCACGCCCCACCTGCAGATCTGGCTGCTGACCTGGCCGGAAGGGACCGGCACCGGGTGGCACGACCACGTCGACTCCGCCGGCGCGTTCCTCACTGTCCGCGGCCACCTGCTGGAGCAGTCCTGGCACGGCAGACGGACCGAGTCCCGTTCGCTCAAGGCCGGAGACGGCCGCTCGTTCGGGTCCCGGCACGTGCACAACGTCGCCAACGCCGGCGTGGGCACCGCGCTGTCGATCCACCTCTACACCCCGCGGCTGAGCGCGATGACCCGGTATGCCGTGACCCCAGATGGCTTGCAGGCCAAGGGGATCGAGCGGGCTGGGGTGGACTGGTGA
- a CDS encoding DedA family protein, which produces MSGIVEGLLSVESIWVYVLVATLVFAEDAIFVGFVIPGETAAVLGGVDASRGHVSVVLIALVVVLAAIVGDTVGYEVGKHLLGPRLLGHDRLRRHHQRIHDAQDFLARRGGWAVFLGRFTAFFRAVMPALAGSARMPYPRFLAFNALGGILWGIGFVVLGYLAGSSYKTVEQQVGRGAAFAAVGLLVAALVVLHLRRRRSERARELAD; this is translated from the coding sequence ATGAGCGGCATCGTCGAGGGCCTGCTGAGCGTCGAGAGCATCTGGGTCTACGTCCTCGTCGCCACCCTGGTGTTCGCCGAGGACGCGATCTTCGTCGGGTTCGTCATCCCAGGCGAGACCGCCGCGGTGCTCGGCGGTGTCGACGCGAGCCGCGGCCACGTGAGCGTCGTCCTCATCGCCCTCGTCGTCGTGCTGGCCGCGATCGTCGGCGACACGGTGGGCTACGAGGTCGGCAAGCACCTCCTCGGCCCCCGGTTGCTCGGGCACGACCGCCTGCGCCGACACCACCAGCGCATCCACGACGCCCAGGACTTCCTCGCGCGGCGGGGCGGTTGGGCGGTCTTCCTCGGCCGGTTCACCGCCTTCTTCCGCGCGGTCATGCCGGCCCTCGCGGGGTCCGCCCGCATGCCGTACCCACGCTTCCTCGCCTTCAACGCGCTCGGCGGGATCCTCTGGGGCATCGGGTTCGTCGTGCTGGGCTACCTCGCGGGGAGCTCCTACAAGACCGTCGAGCAACAGGTCGGGCGCGGTGCGGCCTTCGCCGCGGTGGGACTGCTCGTGGCCGCCCTGGTGGTGCTGCACCTGCGGCGGCGCCGGTCCGAGCGGGCCCGCGAGCTCGCCGACTGA
- a CDS encoding pilus assembly protein CpaE: MISLELAQRLRSAGLVWEPEPGDRFVVPGRDMDDEVFVVSTMLVDVHEFPTGRVIGFNGTTEWALDSIEQHEVVWLPWEHQLRERLGSRFVRLETGDAGFVVVTAWDGRQERSGHRDAECAYAQSLLAMLSG; this comes from the coding sequence GTGATCTCGCTGGAGCTGGCCCAGAGGCTGCGGTCGGCGGGCCTGGTGTGGGAGCCCGAGCCCGGTGACCGGTTCGTCGTGCCGGGGCGCGACATGGACGACGAGGTCTTCGTCGTGAGCACGATGCTCGTGGACGTGCACGAGTTCCCCACGGGCCGGGTCATCGGCTTCAACGGCACCACCGAGTGGGCGCTGGACAGCATCGAGCAGCACGAGGTCGTCTGGCTGCCGTGGGAGCACCAGCTGCGCGAACGGCTGGGCTCCCGCTTCGTCCGGCTCGAGACCGGGGACGCCGGCTTCGTCGTGGTCACGGCGTGGGACGGCCGTCAGGAACGGTCGGGGCACCGGGACGCTGAATGTGCTTATGCCCAAAGCCTTCTCGCGATGCTGAGCGGCTGA
- a CDS encoding PAS domain S-box protein — translation MGRSEAGHAPAATGRDARLRHFAEDLLVARLPVTVYAAVPGADGRWLYISDQVEELLGFTAQQFLDDRELWFQRLHPEDRQRVVQAEDRSLVAGFRNAAEYRMVRADGRVVWVLDDTVLEHVEGEGLVQHGLLSDITRRKRTEMLLAAHTDLLGEVVNGEPLPEILSHLAQTLETTSGAALCHLEIDASEERHAFVSRADVADGSPVRGWKGEELRVPVRDGRREVGRLVLRYPPGRTRGPADDELAASGARLASTVLERAAQQDRVATSLALLEATLESTVDGILVVAASGRIAGANRKFAEMWHIDPELLASGDDGTVMSSVLRQLVYPDAFVERVQELYSDPTASTFDELHFRDGRVFERYSQPQRLNGESVGRVWSFRDVTANRRLEREVREQTTVLERLSRQHESILNSAGDGIYGLDQEGRVTFINDAGTRLLGLPREAVLGRPVDEVIRAEDVTDDIAGEVTAEPAGEPAGQSAGESTGERMGTATRLVTGRHVRADGRVFDSERIVAPIVQDGGVVGSVVILRDISERRAVDTMKDEFISVVSHELRTPLTSIRGALGLLAGGAAGELPPRAHRMVEVASDSSDRLIRLINDILDVERMAAGKLRLRHEQVDVMQLVATAVDETSPLAHDAGVRIEVGAVYGSVWADRDRVVQTLTNLLGNAVKFSTEGSVVRLTVVAGEWQVRFDIVDEGPGIPVDQLEEIFNRFQQVDASDTRSKGGTGLGLAICRGIVEQHGGDIWATSAGPGTGATFSFTLPTGPGGISRRGGSHRTTIASAGSVSTVLGQHRPGTAP, via the coding sequence ATGGGTCGGTCCGAGGCAGGCCATGCCCCCGCCGCGACCGGCCGCGACGCGCGCCTCCGGCACTTCGCCGAGGACCTGCTCGTCGCGCGGCTCCCGGTGACCGTCTACGCCGCGGTCCCCGGGGCGGACGGGCGGTGGCTCTACATCAGCGACCAGGTCGAGGAGCTGCTCGGCTTCACCGCGCAGCAGTTCCTCGACGACCGGGAGCTGTGGTTCCAGCGGCTGCACCCCGAGGACCGCCAGCGGGTCGTCCAGGCCGAGGACCGCAGCCTGGTCGCCGGCTTCCGCAACGCCGCGGAGTACCGCATGGTGCGCGCCGACGGGCGGGTCGTCTGGGTGCTCGACGACACCGTGCTCGAACACGTCGAGGGGGAGGGCCTCGTGCAGCACGGCCTGCTCTCCGACATCACCCGGCGCAAGCGCACCGAGATGCTCCTGGCCGCCCACACCGACCTGCTCGGCGAGGTCGTCAACGGGGAGCCGCTGCCCGAGATCCTCAGCCACCTCGCACAGACCCTCGAGACGACCAGCGGAGCGGCGTTGTGCCACCTGGAGATCGACGCCTCCGAGGAGCGCCACGCCTTCGTCTCCCGCGCCGACGTCGCGGACGGCTCGCCGGTGCGCGGCTGGAAGGGCGAGGAGCTGCGCGTCCCGGTGCGCGACGGACGGCGCGAGGTCGGCCGCCTCGTGCTGCGCTACCCGCCCGGCCGCACCCGCGGCCCCGCCGACGACGAGCTCGCGGCATCCGGTGCCCGGCTGGCCTCGACCGTGCTGGAGCGAGCGGCCCAGCAGGACCGGGTGGCGACCTCGCTGGCGCTGCTGGAGGCCACGCTGGAGTCCACGGTCGACGGGATCCTCGTGGTGGCTGCCTCGGGTCGCATCGCGGGTGCCAACCGCAAGTTCGCCGAGATGTGGCACATCGACCCCGAGCTGCTCGCCTCCGGTGACGACGGCACGGTGATGTCCTCGGTCCTGCGCCAGCTGGTCTACCCCGACGCCTTCGTCGAGCGGGTCCAGGAGCTCTACTCCGACCCCACCGCCAGCACCTTCGACGAGCTGCACTTCCGCGACGGCCGGGTCTTCGAGCGCTACTCCCAGCCGCAGCGGCTCAACGGCGAGAGCGTCGGCCGCGTCTGGAGCTTCCGCGACGTCACGGCCAACCGGCGCCTCGAGCGCGAGGTGCGCGAGCAGACCACGGTCCTGGAACGCCTCTCACGTCAGCACGAGTCGATCCTCAACTCCGCCGGCGACGGCATCTACGGCCTCGACCAGGAGGGGCGCGTCACCTTCATCAACGACGCCGGCACCCGGCTGCTCGGCCTGCCGCGCGAGGCGGTCCTGGGCCGCCCGGTCGACGAGGTGATCCGCGCCGAGGACGTCACCGACGACATCGCCGGGGAGGTCACCGCGGAGCCCGCCGGTGAGCCGGCCGGACAGTCAGCAGGTGAGTCGACGGGGGAGAGGATGGGCACCGCGACGCGCCTGGTGACCGGACGGCACGTCCGGGCCGACGGTCGCGTCTTCGACTCCGAGCGGATCGTGGCGCCCATCGTCCAGGACGGTGGCGTCGTCGGCTCCGTGGTGATCCTCCGTGACATCAGCGAGCGGCGGGCGGTCGACACGATGAAGGACGAGTTCATCTCGGTGGTCAGCCACGAGCTGCGGACCCCTCTCACCTCGATCCGGGGCGCGCTCGGCCTGCTCGCCGGCGGCGCGGCCGGGGAGCTCCCGCCTCGCGCGCACCGGATGGTCGAGGTCGCCAGCGACAGCAGCGACCGGCTGATCCGCCTGATCAACGACATCCTCGACGTGGAGCGGATGGCCGCCGGCAAGCTCCGGCTCCGCCACGAGCAGGTCGACGTGATGCAGCTGGTCGCGACCGCCGTGGACGAGACGTCCCCGCTGGCCCACGACGCGGGCGTGCGGATCGAGGTCGGTGCCGTCTACGGCTCGGTCTGGGCTGACCGCGACCGGGTGGTGCAGACGCTGACCAACCTGCTCGGCAACGCCGTGAAGTTCTCGACGGAGGGGTCGGTGGTGCGGCTCACGGTCGTGGCCGGCGAGTGGCAGGTGCGCTTCGACATCGTCGACGAGGGGCCCGGCATCCCCGTCGACCAGCTCGAGGAGATCTTCAACCGGTTCCAGCAGGTTGACGCCTCCGACACGCGCAGCAAGGGTGGCACCGGCCTGGGCCTGGCCATCTGCCGCGGCATCGTCGAGCAGCACGGCGGCGACATCTGGGCCACCAGTGCGGGGCCGGGCACGGGCGCCACGTTCTCCTTCACCCTGCCGACCGGCCCGGGCGGGATCAGCCGTCGCGGCGGCAGCCACCGCACGACAATCGCCAGCGCCGGGTCGGTGTCCACGGTGCTCGGGCAGCACCGTCCCGGCACGGCGCCGTGA
- a CDS encoding response regulator produces MKRVLVVDDDDIILEVAQMSLEAVAGWEVITASSGAEAVATARAEVPDAIVMDVMMPEMDGPTACRLLAADELTRGIPIVLLTAKVQQSEQRQWASLPVAGVLAKPFDPMRLAGQVAELVGWSLT; encoded by the coding sequence GTGAAGCGGGTGCTCGTCGTCGACGACGACGACATCATCCTCGAGGTCGCCCAGATGAGCCTGGAGGCGGTGGCGGGCTGGGAGGTCATCACCGCGTCGAGCGGGGCCGAGGCGGTGGCGACCGCCCGGGCCGAGGTGCCCGACGCGATCGTGATGGACGTGATGATGCCGGAGATGGACGGCCCGACGGCGTGCCGGTTGCTGGCGGCCGACGAGCTCACCCGCGGGATCCCGATCGTGCTGCTGACCGCCAAGGTGCAGCAGTCCGAGCAGCGGCAGTGGGCCAGCCTGCCGGTGGCGGGAGTACTGGCCAAGCCGTTCGACCCCATGCGGCTGGCCGGTCAGGTGGCCGAGCTGGTCGGCTGGAGCCTGACGTGA
- a CDS encoding Hpt domain-containing protein, whose product MGEEPMTDAEATGLGAGWEDLKRRARVNNLAKVPDIEVAVTALLQDQLGEDARERAAFQAHKIAGSAGTFGLPQASDLARQLEKLFAAPGPGPERGEEARELVAHLRAELT is encoded by the coding sequence GTGGGCGAGGAGCCGATGACCGACGCCGAGGCGACCGGCCTGGGCGCCGGCTGGGAGGACCTCAAGCGCCGCGCCCGGGTGAACAACCTGGCCAAGGTGCCCGACATCGAGGTCGCCGTCACCGCGCTGCTCCAGGACCAGCTCGGCGAGGACGCGCGGGAGCGGGCCGCCTTCCAGGCCCACAAGATCGCCGGCTCCGCGGGCACGTTCGGCCTGCCGCAGGCCTCGGACCTCGCGCGGCAGCTGGAGAAGCTGTTCGCCGCGCCCGGGCCGGGGCCCGAGCGCGGCGAGGAGGCCCGCGAGCTGGTGGCTCACCTCCGGGCCGAGCTCACCTGA
- a CDS encoding C40 family peptidase yields MLHLRIARFVLPATFSALLAAAGVIGPVASATPASAAVASIGLRAEAQAASRKGAPYQWGAAGPRKFDCSGLTLWSYARVGKRLPRTTTQQYRATLHVSRAQARVGDLVFFHNKSGIYHVAIYAGHNMIWHAPKPGRRVSLVRIWTSSVYFGRVR; encoded by the coding sequence ATGCTCCACCTTCGCATCGCCCGATTCGTCCTGCCCGCAACCTTTTCGGCCCTGCTCGCCGCCGCCGGCGTCATCGGGCCCGTCGCCTCGGCGACACCCGCCTCCGCCGCCGTCGCCTCGATCGGCCTGCGCGCCGAGGCCCAGGCGGCCTCCCGCAAGGGCGCGCCCTACCAGTGGGGCGCCGCCGGCCCCCGCAAGTTCGACTGCTCCGGCCTGACCCTGTGGTCCTACGCCCGGGTCGGCAAGCGCCTCCCGCGCACCACCACCCAGCAGTACCGCGCCACCCTGCACGTCAGCCGCGCGCAGGCGCGTGTCGGCGACCTGGTCTTCTTCCACAACAAGAGCGGGATCTACCACGTGGCCATCTACGCCGGCCACAACATGATCTGGCACGCACCCAAGCCCGGCCGGCGGGTCAGCCTCGTGCGGATCTGGACCAGCTCGGTCTACTTCGGCCGCGTCCGCTGA
- a CDS encoding nuclear transport factor 2 family protein: protein MGGQTNEADIAALMDVVRDYCEGMVAGDEKRLSRAFHPRACIVGNDQGELEWQTLEEFIHECQEAAQDAGPVVWQLEDLSIVGDTAAIRLGDQFAGEWFSDDLSLLRIDGTWCIVHKTWYVHPASAQPH, encoded by the coding sequence ATGGGTGGGCAGACGAACGAGGCGGACATCGCGGCGCTGATGGATGTTGTTCGCGATTACTGCGAAGGGATGGTCGCCGGTGACGAGAAGCGGCTGAGCCGAGCGTTTCATCCGCGGGCCTGCATCGTTGGCAACGACCAGGGGGAGCTGGAGTGGCAGACGCTCGAGGAGTTCATCCACGAGTGCCAGGAGGCGGCGCAAGACGCCGGGCCGGTCGTGTGGCAGCTTGAGGATCTCTCGATCGTCGGCGACACGGCGGCCATCAGGCTTGGCGACCAGTTCGCAGGGGAGTGGTTCAGTGACGACCTGTCGCTGCTGCGCATCGACGGCACGTGGTGCATCGTCCACAAGACGTGGTACGTGCATCCGGCGTCGGCACAGCCACACTGA
- a CDS encoding copper resistance CopC family protein: MRRTLGLLATTAALAGGTLALAPSASAHATLLKVSPADGATLTTAPRQVDLTFDEPVSSRFATVVITGPSGEDATAGPATVNGAHVAAALAGGLASGEYRVAFRVVSDDGHPVTGQSRFTLNLPAAGPSPRAPAPSASPLAAPSTAAAPASLAGDGSSWVTQHLPALSGALLLVVVGAGALVWDRRRG; this comes from the coding sequence GTGCGCCGCACCCTCGGGCTGCTCGCCACGACCGCCGCCCTCGCCGGCGGCACCCTGGCGCTCGCCCCGTCCGCCTCCGCGCACGCCACGCTGCTCAAGGTCAGCCCTGCCGACGGCGCGACGCTGACGACCGCGCCGCGCCAGGTCGACCTCACCTTCGACGAGCCGGTCTCCTCGCGCTTCGCCACGGTCGTCATCACCGGTCCGTCCGGCGAGGACGCCACCGCCGGGCCGGCGACGGTCAACGGCGCCCACGTCGCCGCAGCCCTGGCGGGTGGTCTGGCCTCCGGCGAGTACCGCGTCGCGTTCCGCGTCGTCAGCGACGACGGCCACCCCGTCACCGGCCAGTCCCGCTTCACGCTGAACCTCCCCGCTGCTGGGCCCTCCCCGAGGGCCCCGGCACCGTCGGCCTCACCCCTCGCCGCGCCCTCCACCGCCGCCGCCCCAGCCTCCCTGGCCGGGGACGGCTCGTCCTGGGTGACCCAGCACCTGCCGGCGCTCTCCGGGGCGTTGCTGCTGGTCGTCGTGGGGGCCGGGGCACTGGTCTGGGACCGCCGCCGGGGCTGA
- a CDS encoding ABC1 kinase family protein, whose protein sequence is MTFTLRPQHATRYAALARLLVRYGRSDLVSGVGMDEFLEATEPSEDAAASAEQLARDLEAMGPTWVKLGQLLSTRVDLLPEPWTDALSRLQDDVEPIPFEDVERVVTEELGVSLRHGFASFDRTPLAAASLGQVHRAELPSGRQVVVKVQRPGVRQVVRDDMAALTELAELADAHTELGRRYGFTQLLEQFRRSLAGELDYQREAANLTRMAELTAPFPHLLVPAPVPDYTTRSVLTMDFVPGRKVTALGPLGRLDLDGRVLVEELFRAYLQMILVDGFLHADPHPGNVLLTPDHRLALIDLGMVATVPARVQGQLVKLLLAISDGNGDDAAAVLASMGHRGEGFDASAFGEQVAELVSRTVALGSDLEAGAVLVELSRLSGTHGLRPPAEMAMVGKALLNLDQVTQHLDPDFAPAETIRANTAEILRSGMKPSLGGAMAAAIEAREFATQLPARANRVMDALAEGSFTVKVEAIDEVQFLHVMQRLANRVTAGVIVAAMVVGAALMMLVPTRSRILGYPSIAMICFSLAAIAAAVLLTLILVTDRRIARRSKADR, encoded by the coding sequence ATGACGTTCACGCTCCGCCCGCAGCACGCCACCCGCTACGCCGCCCTGGCCCGGCTGCTCGTGCGCTACGGCCGCTCGGACCTGGTCTCCGGGGTCGGCATGGACGAGTTCCTCGAGGCGACCGAGCCCTCCGAGGACGCGGCGGCGAGCGCCGAGCAGCTGGCCCGTGACCTCGAGGCCATGGGCCCGACCTGGGTCAAGCTCGGCCAGCTGCTCTCCACCCGCGTCGACCTGCTCCCCGAGCCGTGGACCGACGCGCTGAGCCGGCTGCAGGACGACGTCGAGCCGATCCCGTTCGAGGACGTCGAGCGCGTCGTCACCGAGGAGCTGGGCGTCTCGCTGCGCCACGGGTTCGCCTCGTTCGACCGCACGCCCCTGGCCGCTGCCTCACTGGGGCAGGTGCACCGCGCCGAGCTGCCCAGCGGCCGGCAGGTCGTGGTCAAGGTGCAGCGGCCCGGCGTGCGCCAGGTCGTCCGCGACGACATGGCGGCGCTCACCGAGCTGGCGGAGCTGGCCGACGCGCACACCGAGCTCGGCCGGCGCTACGGCTTCACCCAGCTGCTCGAGCAGTTCCGGCGCTCCCTGGCGGGGGAGCTCGACTACCAGCGGGAAGCCGCCAACCTGACCCGGATGGCCGAGCTGACCGCCCCCTTCCCGCACCTGCTCGTCCCGGCCCCGGTGCCCGACTACACGACGCGCAGCGTGCTGACGATGGACTTCGTGCCGGGCCGCAAGGTCACCGCCCTCGGGCCGCTCGGCCGGCTCGACCTGGACGGCCGGGTGCTCGTCGAGGAGCTGTTCCGGGCCTACCTGCAGATGATCCTCGTCGACGGGTTCCTGCACGCCGACCCGCACCCCGGCAACGTGCTGCTCACCCCGGACCACCGGCTGGCCCTCATCGACCTCGGCATGGTTGCGACGGTCCCCGCCCGCGTGCAGGGCCAGCTGGTCAAGCTGCTGCTGGCCATCAGCGACGGCAACGGGGACGACGCCGCGGCGGTCCTGGCGAGCATGGGGCACCGGGGCGAGGGCTTCGACGCCTCCGCCTTCGGGGAGCAGGTCGCCGAGCTGGTCAGCCGCACCGTCGCGCTCGGCAGCGACCTGGAGGCCGGAGCCGTGCTCGTCGAGCTCAGCCGGCTGTCGGGCACCCACGGCTTGCGGCCACCCGCAGAGATGGCCATGGTCGGCAAGGCCCTGCTCAACCTCGACCAGGTGACCCAGCACCTCGACCCTGACTTCGCCCCGGCGGAGACGATCCGCGCGAACACCGCCGAGATCCTGCGCAGCGGCATGAAGCCCTCGCTGGGCGGCGCCATGGCCGCGGCCATCGAGGCCCGCGAGTTCGCCACCCAGCTGCCCGCCCGCGCCAACCGGGTCATGGACGCGCTGGCCGAGGGCAGCTTCACGGTCAAGGTCGAGGCGATCGACGAGGTGCAGTTCCTCCACGTCATGCAGCGCCTGGCCAACCGGGTGACGGCCGGCGTGATCGTCGCCGCGATGGTCGTGGGGGCGGCGCTGATGATGCTCGTGCCGACCCGCTCGCGGATCCTGGGCTACCCCTCGATCGCGATGATCTGCTTCAGCCTCGCGGCCATCGCCGCCGCGGTGCTGCTCACCCTCATCCTCGTCACCGACCGGCGCATCGCCCGCCGATCCAAGGCGGACCGCTAG